From one Thermanaeromonas sp. C210 genomic stretch:
- a CDS encoding ABC transporter permease, which produces MITTNRQRLLAIIRKEFIHIRRDPPSLVIVFIMPVLMLLLFGYAVNTDVNHIPLAVFDQDRSQDSRLLVASLVNTGYFDLAFQTESEGELKALLDSGRVHAGLIIPAGYARSLKRQETATAQLLVDGSDPLVARTALSMAEIVAQVRSQELRLAALAREGPALPPGPAIDLRARAWYNPGLESLKFNIPGLIGLIMQNITMMLTAFALVRERERGTLEQLMVTPIRGPELMLGKLIPYIVIAFIDMGLALVIGTLWFKVPIAGSPLLLLGLTVLFLVFALGLGMFFSTIARTQLQAMQMTMLFILPSVLLSGFIFPRASMPRPIQYLGNLLPLTYFLEILRGIMLKGIGINYLWKDVWALAGFGAGIIALAALRFRKQVE; this is translated from the coding sequence GTGATTACTACGAACAGGCAGCGGTTACTGGCCATTATCCGGAAAGAATTTATCCATATCCGCCGGGACCCCCCCAGCCTGGTGATAGTCTTTATTATGCCGGTACTGATGCTGCTCCTTTTTGGCTATGCCGTGAATACCGATGTCAATCACATCCCCCTGGCCGTCTTTGATCAGGACCGGAGCCAGGACAGCCGCTTACTGGTTGCCAGCCTGGTCAACACCGGCTACTTCGACCTGGCCTTCCAGACAGAGAGCGAAGGGGAGTTGAAAGCCCTCCTGGACAGCGGCCGCGTCCACGCCGGCCTGATCATCCCTGCCGGCTATGCCCGGAGCTTAAAGCGCCAGGAAACGGCCACCGCCCAGCTTCTCGTCGACGGTTCCGACCCCCTGGTGGCCCGTACCGCCCTTTCCATGGCGGAAATAGTTGCCCAGGTCAGGTCACAAGAATTACGCCTGGCTGCTCTGGCCAGGGAGGGCCCGGCCCTGCCTCCCGGCCCGGCCATTGACCTGCGGGCGCGGGCCTGGTACAATCCCGGCCTGGAGAGCCTGAAATTCAACATCCCGGGTCTCATCGGGTTAATCATGCAAAATATAACCATGATGTTGACGGCCTTTGCCCTGGTGCGGGAACGGGAACGGGGCACCCTGGAGCAATTGATGGTAACCCCCATCCGGGGCCCGGAATTAATGCTCGGCAAGCTTATCCCTTACATTGTCATTGCCTTCATCGACATGGGCCTGGCCCTGGTGATAGGTACCCTGTGGTTCAAGGTGCCCATCGCCGGGAGCCCCCTGCTGCTCCTGGGGCTGACCGTCCTCTTCCTCGTCTTCGCCCTGGGACTGGGCATGTTTTTCTCCACCATTGCCCGTACCCAGCTCCAGGCCATGCAGATGACCATGCTCTTCATCCTACCCAGTGTCCTGTTGAGCGGTTTCATTTTTCCCCGCGCTTCCATGCCCCGTCCCATCCAGTACCTGGGCAACCTGCTACCCCTCACCTATTTTCTGGAAATTCTCCGGGGTATTATGCTCAAAGGTATAGGAATTAACTATCTATGGAAGGACGTCTGGGCCCTGGCCGGCTTTGGTGCCGGCATCATCGCCCTGGCTGCCTTACGTTTTCGCAAGCAGGTAGAGTAA
- a CDS encoding ferritin-like domain-containing protein, with the protein MEEKELIRSLNWFYTLEIEQVDLYQTQARATPDIYLRKVLTRVAQVEQEHVINLEAEIRRRGANPTRTGAVIAPLLGVAAGTILNWTDTRTVLWANITLEEKAMADYKRLILKVAEKPLFDLLWSHLIDEDLHTAWFSNKLKELDRLALN; encoded by the coding sequence TTGGAAGAAAAAGAGCTCATCCGGAGCCTCAACTGGTTTTATACTTTAGAGATCGAGCAGGTAGATCTCTACCAGACCCAGGCCCGGGCGACGCCGGATATTTATCTCCGCAAGGTGTTGACCCGGGTGGCACAGGTCGAACAAGAACACGTCATCAATCTGGAAGCGGAAATCCGCCGCCGCGGCGCCAACCCCACCCGCACCGGGGCCGTTATTGCCCCCCTTCTGGGGGTGGCGGCAGGAACCATCCTCAACTGGACCGACACCCGCACCGTGCTTTGGGCCAACATAACTCTAGAGGAAAAGGCCATGGCCGACTACAAAAGGCTAATTCTCAAAGTTGCCGAAAAGCCTCTCTTTGACCTCCTCTGGAGCCACCTTATTGATGAAGACCTCCATACCGCCTGGTTCAGCAATAAGCTGAAGGAGCTGGACCGCCTGGCCCTTAATTAA
- a CDS encoding TetR/AcrR family transcriptional regulator, whose product MEIRDKILATMKRLAGERGFRAVTTDELAAACGISKRTLYRYFNSKDEIVEQVLDNMLQEVGDRVEAILTGPLSPPAKLQAMARAVAEEVRFLEPHIFHDLQHYYPHLWEKIDRFRTERSERLGQVYLEGCQKGFFKEFNVALVINSFIAAARAVISPGFLINHNISLPRAMDTMVEIFLYGISLATPRNAGKVPREHNFTPRSKG is encoded by the coding sequence GTGGAAATCAGGGACAAGATCCTGGCCACCATGAAAAGGCTGGCCGGCGAAAGAGGGTTCCGCGCTGTGACTACCGATGAGCTGGCAGCCGCCTGCGGGATAAGCAAGCGCACCCTGTACCGCTACTTCAACAGTAAAGATGAAATTGTGGAGCAAGTGCTGGATAATATGCTGCAAGAGGTGGGAGACCGGGTGGAGGCCATACTTACCGGCCCCCTCAGCCCGCCGGCGAAGCTGCAGGCCATGGCCCGCGCCGTTGCCGAGGAAGTACGCTTTCTGGAACCCCATATCTTCCATGACCTGCAGCACTATTACCCCCATCTATGGGAAAAGATCGACCGTTTTAGGACCGAACGATCAGAGAGACTGGGGCAGGTCTACCTGGAAGGTTGCCAGAAGGGATTTTTTAAAGAGTTTAATGTTGCCCTGGTGATCAATTCCTTCATAGCCGCTGCCCGCGCCGTAATCAGCCCTGGCTTTCTTATCAACCATAACATTTCTCTACCGCGGGCCATGGATACCATGGTGGAAATCTTCCTCTACGGCATCAGCCTGGCAACGCCACGTAATGCAGGCAAAGTGCCCCGAGAGCATAATTTCACCCCCCGCAGTAAAGGTTAA
- a CDS encoding HlyD family secretion protein: MGKGKTASLVLLAVLILTLALLTGCQFQETENVLTASGTIEATEVKVIAEVGGTLQELTVKEGDTIHAGKIIGRLDPALYQIQVAQAEAGVAAARAALAEARAGARSEEIVAAEQEVARLDAQVAAVQEQVTLLEDNLRRARELFQAGALPEQELVNRESQYNQTRHQLEAARAQLEGAKSRLALLQAGSTPYTLERLVAGVKQSEANLAVARLNLSKTALRSPAAGLVASVNFETGELVPPGAEVVTLLDLNNLWLNVYIPENRLGEVQIGQPVQIQVDPYPGQSFPGRVEYIAPRAEFTPRQVQTREDRVNLVFRVKIRVTGGQDKLRPGLPADVTFMPTTP; encoded by the coding sequence TTGGGTAAAGGTAAAACAGCTAGCCTTGTGCTGCTGGCAGTTTTAATACTCACCCTGGCGTTACTAACCGGCTGCCAGTTCCAGGAGACGGAAAATGTCCTTACAGCCAGCGGCACCATCGAAGCTACCGAGGTTAAAGTAATTGCTGAAGTGGGCGGCACGCTGCAGGAGCTCACCGTCAAGGAGGGGGACACCATCCACGCCGGCAAGATCATCGGCCGTCTGGATCCAGCCCTTTATCAAATTCAGGTGGCCCAGGCCGAAGCCGGTGTGGCCGCAGCCCGGGCCGCTTTAGCCGAAGCCCGTGCCGGGGCCAGGTCCGAGGAAATTGTCGCCGCCGAACAGGAAGTAGCCCGCCTGGACGCCCAGGTAGCCGCCGTGCAGGAGCAGGTAACCCTGCTGGAAGATAATCTTCGCCGCGCTCGGGAACTCTTCCAGGCCGGGGCCCTGCCGGAACAGGAACTGGTAAACCGGGAAAGCCAATATAACCAGACCCGGCACCAGCTGGAAGCAGCCCGCGCCCAGCTGGAAGGAGCCAAATCCCGGCTCGCCCTACTCCAGGCCGGGAGTACGCCGTACACCCTGGAGCGCCTGGTAGCCGGGGTAAAGCAGAGTGAAGCTAACCTGGCCGTGGCGCGGTTGAACTTGAGCAAAACTGCCCTGCGGTCCCCGGCTGCCGGCCTGGTAGCCAGCGTTAACTTTGAAACGGGAGAACTGGTCCCCCCCGGGGCGGAAGTGGTCACCCTCCTGGACCTCAACAACCTGTGGCTCAATGTCTACATCCCGGAAAACAGGCTCGGGGAAGTGCAAATAGGCCAGCCGGTCCAGATCCAGGTAGACCCCTATCCGGGCCAGTCCTTCCCCGGCCGGGTAGAGTATATCGCTCCTCGGGCTGAATTTACCCCCCGCCAGGTCCAGACTAGGGAGGACCGGGTCAACCTGGTCTTCCGGGTAAAAATCCGGGTAACCGGGGGGCAGGATAAGTTGCGGCCGGGACTGCCTGCCGACGTTACCTTTATGCCCACCACCCCCTGA
- a CDS encoding ABC transporter ATP-binding protein, translated as MIAALEVRNLTKSFPGFTLGPLSLELPAGYIMGFIGPNGAGKSTTIKCLLNLFHPDDGEIRVYGLDSRRDEQEIRQLVGYVAETHPYYQDMTVSWTAGFYARLYRHWDDGLCRRLLEKFNVPRDKKIKELSKGTRAKLSLALALAHRPRLLILDEPMAGLDPIARHEVLQEMLAFIQDEERAIFFSTHIMEDVEKVADYVAVLNEGRLLLCQEKDDLLADWKVLAFPVSRLEELKPWLKTWQQEGGRCLGVTGSYRDLLQQLPEATRYLETSPLKLEDLLLAAVRQIRP; from the coding sequence ATGATTGCCGCCCTGGAAGTACGGAACTTAACAAAGTCTTTCCCCGGTTTTACCCTGGGGCCCTTATCCCTGGAACTGCCTGCCGGTTATATCATGGGCTTCATCGGTCCCAACGGCGCCGGCAAAAGCACTACCATTAAATGCCTGTTGAATCTTTTCCACCCTGACGACGGGGAAATCCGGGTATATGGCCTAGATTCCCGCCGGGACGAACAGGAAATTCGCCAGCTGGTAGGCTACGTTGCCGAAACCCACCCCTATTACCAAGACATGACGGTGTCCTGGACGGCCGGCTTTTACGCCCGCCTTTACCGACATTGGGACGATGGGCTGTGCCGCCGGCTCCTGGAAAAGTTTAATGTGCCCCGCGACAAGAAGATTAAAGAACTTTCCAAGGGGACCCGGGCCAAGCTCTCCCTGGCCCTGGCGTTGGCCCACCGGCCCCGCCTGCTCATCCTGGATGAGCCCATGGCCGGCCTGGACCCCATCGCCCGGCACGAAGTCCTCCAGGAGATGCTGGCCTTCATCCAGGATGAAGAACGGGCCATTTTTTTCTCCACCCACATCATGGAAGACGTGGAGAAGGTGGCCGATTATGTGGCGGTTTTAAACGAGGGCAGATTGCTCCTGTGCCAGGAGAAGGACGACCTCCTGGCCGACTGGAAGGTACTGGCCTTCCCTGTTTCGCGCCTGGAGGAACTGAAGCCCTGGCTGAAAACCTGGCAGCAGGAAGGCGGGCGTTGCCTGGGAGTAACGGGCAGTTACCGCGACCTGCTGCAGCAGCTCCCGGAGGCGACCCGGTACCTGGAGACGAGTCCTTTAAAGCTAGAAGACCTGCTCCTGGCGGCCGTAAGGCAGATCCGACCGTAG
- a CDS encoding helix-turn-helix domain-containing protein: MSQTEMNRVIILQKVLDGEVSLPYAALILGISERHAYRLKAKLQTSGPAGLAHGNRGRRPAHAIPDNIRQVVVQLAQTKYRGCNYTFLSELLREHEGICLSPASVGRILKAAGILSPRKHRPHKPHCRRPRKPQFGMLVQIDGSHHDWLEGRGPSLVLLLAEKVRALPLLFLVGPLQTIHGVNHGNLAGQLYHIPDIFTDVFYLTFSWMLDRPLLVWGNSLLCQLSVTSRVYL; encoded by the coding sequence TTGTCACAGACGGAAATGAACCGGGTAATTATTTTACAAAAAGTTTTAGATGGAGAAGTTTCATTACCGTATGCAGCCCTCATCTTGGGAATTAGCGAACGCCATGCCTATCGCCTTAAGGCAAAACTTCAAACCTCGGGTCCCGCAGGCCTGGCCCATGGAAATCGTGGCCGTAGACCCGCTCATGCTATCCCTGATAATATCCGCCAGGTGGTGGTGCAGCTCGCTCAAACTAAATACAGGGGGTGTAATTATACTTTCTTGAGCGAATTGCTCCGCGAGCATGAAGGTATTTGTTTAAGCCCGGCTTCTGTGGGCCGTATCCTTAAAGCCGCCGGTATCCTTAGTCCTAGAAAACACCGACCCCATAAACCCCATTGTCGCCGCCCTCGTAAACCGCAATTCGGCATGCTGGTTCAAATTGACGGTAGCCACCATGATTGGTTGGAGGGCCGTGGCCCTTCGCTGGTTTTATTATTGGCAGAAAAAGTGCGGGCCCTACCCCTTCTCTTCCTCGTAGGACCGCTGCAGACCATCCATGGCGTAAACCATGGAAACCTCGCAGGCCAATTATACCACATCCCTGACATTTTCACAGATGTGTTTTACCTGACATTTTCATGGATGCTTGACAGACCTCTCTTAGTGTGGGGCAATTCTCTACTCTGCCAGCTTTCTGTTACCAGCCGGGTATACTTATAA
- a CDS encoding GntR family transcriptional regulator, with protein sequence MLLKVSGENPEPMYQQIINEIRRLILTGELSPGDPLPSIRELAQQLTTSVITTRRAYLELEREGLLTTRQGVGTFVARVDRETARAAAKKIAAGLLSRALAEARRLGLTDEEISALCHQILQGGSDTQ encoded by the coding sequence TTGCTCCTCAAAGTATCAGGGGAAAACCCGGAGCCCATGTACCAGCAGATCATTAACGAAATTCGCCGCCTGATTCTCACCGGCGAGCTTTCCCCGGGGGACCCCCTGCCCTCCATCCGCGAATTGGCCCAGCAGCTTACCACCAGCGTCATTACCACCCGGCGGGCCTACCTGGAGCTGGAGCGGGAGGGTTTGCTTACCACCCGCCAGGGGGTGGGGACCTTTGTAGCCCGGGTGGACCGGGAAACCGCCCGCGCGGCGGCCAAGAAAATAGCGGCCGGATTGCTTAGCCGGGCCCTGGCGGAGGCCCGCAGGCTGGGGCTTACGGATGAGGAAATCAGCGCCCTTTGCCACCAAATCCTGCAAGGAGGTAGTGACACGCAATGA
- the rpoB gene encoding DNA-directed RNA polymerase subunit beta, protein MPYPIKVGNRERWSYASIKEVLDLPNLIEVQRQSYQWFIEEGIRETFQEISPIQDFTGNLILEFVDYSIGDPKYSVEECKERDMTYAAPLRVKVRLINKETGEVKEQEVFMGDLPLMTSKGTFIINGAERVIVSQLVRSPGVYYSESADPSGARIFGATLIPNRGAWLEFETDNTGSVYVRVDRTRKIPATVLLKALGYNTKARILELFDYDVRIQTTLEKDPTDSEEEALVEIYKRLRPGEPPTVESARNLLESLFFDSKRYDLGQVGRYKLHKKLGHGVLTHEVNGRQEYIRTLTKEDIVHIIRYLLRLMDGQEQPDDIDHLGNRRVRSVGELLQNQFRIGLARMERVVRERMTIQDIEAITPQVLINIRPVVAAVKEFFGSSQLSQFMDQTNPLSELTHKRRLSALGPGGLSRERAGFEVRDVHTSHYGRMCPIETPEGPNIGLIGSLSTYARVNEFGFIETPYRKVDKERGIVTDEVIYLSADEEDQYIIAQANTPVDEQGRFLEPRVTARHRGEIVVVPADRVDLMDVSPKQMVSLAASLIPFLEHDDANRALMGANMQRQAVPLVRTEAPLVGTGMEWRAARDSGVALLAENAGVVERVTAREIVIRTDGGTLDTYRLQKFVRSNQGTCINQKPIVRKGQRVEAGQVIADGPSTENGELALGRNVLVAFMTWEGYNYEDAILISERLVKDDIFTSIHIEEYECEARDTKLGPEEITRDIPNVGEDVLKDLDERGIIRVGAEVRPGDILVGKVTPKGETELTAEERLLRAIFGEKAREVRDTSLRVPHGESGKVVDVKVFSRESGDELAPGVNKLVRVYVAQKRKISVGDKMAGRHGNKGVISRILPEEDMPFLPDGTPVDIVLNPLGVPSRMNLGQILETHLGWAAKELGIHVACPVFDGADEEEIREALRRAGLPEDGKTILYDGRTGEPFDRPITVGYMYMLKLAHLVDDKIHARSTGPYSLVTQQPLGGKAQFGGQRFGEMEVWALEAYGAAYTLQEILTVKSDDVVGRVKTYEAIVKGENVPEPGVPESFKVLIKELQSLGLDVKVLSEEDEEIEIKDDDEDIAESAKELGFDLHPEEKLSRRAGSRPEDETAETEEEEAEEEAEEDLDLVELEADLAGEGGLEEAEEEDEGLPYGQRFQRAKVVPNGDFEEE, encoded by the coding sequence ATGCCTTATCCCATTAAGGTCGGCAATAGGGAACGCTGGAGCTACGCTAGCATCAAGGAGGTCCTGGATCTTCCCAATCTCATCGAGGTTCAGCGCCAATCCTACCAGTGGTTCATCGAAGAAGGAATCCGGGAAACCTTCCAGGAGATATCACCCATCCAGGATTTTACGGGCAACTTGATTTTAGAGTTCGTGGACTATTCCATAGGCGACCCCAAATACAGCGTGGAAGAATGCAAGGAGCGCGATATGACCTATGCCGCGCCTTTAAGGGTCAAAGTGCGCCTCATCAATAAAGAGACGGGCGAGGTCAAGGAGCAGGAGGTCTTTATGGGGGATCTGCCCCTTATGACTTCCAAGGGCACCTTTATCATCAACGGGGCCGAGAGGGTTATCGTGAGCCAGCTGGTACGCTCCCCCGGGGTCTATTATTCGGAAAGCGCCGATCCCTCCGGCGCCAGGATTTTCGGGGCTACTTTGATTCCCAACCGGGGAGCCTGGCTCGAATTCGAGACGGACAACACGGGCAGCGTGTACGTACGCGTGGACCGTACCCGCAAAATTCCGGCTACCGTTTTGCTGAAGGCCCTGGGATATAACACCAAAGCCCGTATCCTGGAACTCTTCGATTACGATGTGCGCATCCAGACCACCCTGGAGAAGGACCCCACGGATTCCGAAGAAGAGGCCCTGGTGGAAATTTATAAGCGCCTCCGGCCCGGCGAGCCTCCGACGGTGGAGAGCGCCCGGAACCTCCTGGAGTCCCTCTTCTTCGATTCCAAGCGCTACGATTTAGGCCAGGTCGGTCGCTACAAGTTGCATAAGAAACTGGGTCACGGCGTTCTTACCCATGAGGTTAACGGCCGCCAGGAATATATCCGTACGTTGACCAAGGAGGATATAGTCCACATCATCCGCTACTTGCTGCGCCTCATGGACGGCCAGGAGCAGCCCGATGATATCGATCACCTGGGGAACCGCCGGGTGCGCTCGGTGGGAGAGCTCCTGCAGAACCAATTCCGCATCGGTCTCGCCCGCATGGAGAGGGTGGTGCGGGAGAGGATGACCATCCAGGATATAGAAGCCATAACACCCCAAGTTCTCATCAACATTCGCCCGGTGGTGGCGGCCGTTAAGGAGTTCTTCGGTTCCAGCCAACTGTCCCAGTTTATGGACCAGACCAACCCCCTATCGGAGTTGACCCACAAGCGCCGCCTTTCGGCCCTTGGCCCGGGCGGCCTGAGCAGGGAACGGGCCGGCTTTGAAGTACGGGACGTGCATACCTCCCACTACGGCCGCATGTGCCCCATTGAGACGCCGGAAGGACCCAATATCGGGCTCATCGGTTCTTTAAGCACCTATGCCCGGGTCAACGAATTCGGCTTTATCGAGACGCCCTACCGCAAGGTGGATAAAGAGAGGGGTATAGTCACCGACGAGGTGATCTACCTCAGCGCCGACGAGGAGGACCAGTACATCATCGCCCAGGCCAATACGCCCGTGGACGAACAGGGACGTTTTCTGGAGCCCCGCGTTACCGCGCGGCACCGCGGCGAGATCGTGGTAGTACCCGCCGACCGGGTGGACCTTATGGACGTGTCTCCCAAACAGATGGTTAGTCTGGCGGCCTCCCTCATTCCTTTCCTGGAGCACGATGACGCCAACCGGGCTTTGATGGGCGCCAACATGCAGCGCCAGGCGGTACCCCTGGTGAGGACGGAAGCCCCCTTGGTGGGCACGGGTATGGAATGGCGGGCTGCCAGGGATTCGGGCGTGGCCCTGCTGGCCGAAAACGCCGGGGTTGTGGAACGGGTGACCGCCCGGGAAATAGTAATTCGTACTGACGGGGGCACCCTGGATACCTACCGGCTGCAGAAATTCGTCCGGTCCAACCAGGGTACCTGCATTAATCAAAAACCTATCGTCCGTAAAGGTCAGCGCGTGGAGGCAGGTCAGGTCATCGCCGATGGACCTTCCACCGAAAACGGTGAACTGGCCCTGGGCCGGAATGTGCTGGTCGCCTTTATGACATGGGAGGGCTACAATTACGAAGACGCCATTCTCATCAGTGAGCGGTTGGTGAAGGACGATATATTTACTTCCATTCATATTGAGGAATACGAGTGCGAGGCCCGGGACACCAAATTGGGCCCGGAAGAGATCACCCGGGATATTCCCAATGTGGGCGAGGACGTTTTAAAGGATCTGGATGAGAGGGGCATCATCCGGGTGGGGGCCGAGGTAAGGCCCGGAGATATCCTGGTGGGCAAGGTGACTCCCAAAGGGGAAACGGAGCTCACGGCCGAGGAAAGGCTGCTGAGGGCCATCTTCGGAGAAAAGGCCCGCGAGGTACGGGATACTTCCCTGCGGGTACCCCACGGTGAGTCGGGCAAGGTGGTGGATGTTAAAGTCTTTTCCCGGGAAAGCGGCGACGAGCTGGCGCCGGGAGTGAATAAACTGGTGCGCGTCTACGTAGCCCAGAAGCGCAAGATTTCCGTGGGCGACAAGATGGCCGGCCGCCACGGCAACAAGGGGGTCATTTCCCGCATCCTGCCGGAGGAGGATATGCCCTTCTTGCCCGACGGTACTCCCGTAGACATCGTACTGAACCCCCTGGGCGTACCTTCACGCATGAACCTCGGCCAGATCCTGGAAACCCACTTAGGGTGGGCGGCTAAGGAACTGGGCATCCATGTGGCCTGCCCGGTCTTCGACGGCGCGGATGAAGAAGAGATAAGGGAAGCCCTGCGCCGGGCCGGCCTGCCGGAAGACGGTAAAACCATCCTCTATGACGGGCGTACCGGCGAGCCCTTCGACCGGCCTATAACCGTGGGCTATATGTACATGCTCAAGCTGGCCCACTTGGTGGACGATAAGATCCACGCCCGTTCAACGGGCCCCTATTCCCTGGTCACCCAGCAGCCCCTGGGCGGCAAGGCCCAGTTCGGCGGCCAGCGCTTCGGAGAAATGGAGGTCTGGGCCCTGGAGGCCTACGGGGCGGCCTACACCCTCCAGGAGATTCTGACCGTCAAGTCCGATGACGTGGTGGGCCGGGTGAAGACTTATGAGGCCATCGTTAAAGGCGAAAACGTACCCGAACCCGGCGTACCCGAATCCTTTAAAGTGTTGATCAAGGAATTGCAGAGCCTGGGTTTGGACGTAAAGGTCCTCTCGGAGGAGGACGAGGAGATAGAGATTAAGGACGACGACGAGGATATCGCCGAGTCGGCCAAGGAATTGGGCTTTGACCTCCACCCCGAAGAAAAATTGAGCCGCAGGGCAGGTAGCCGGCCGGAAGATGAAACGGCTGAAACAGAGGAGGAAGAGGCCGAGGAGGAGGCGGAAGAAGATCTGGACCTGGTGGAATTGGAAGCCGACCTGGCAGGCGAAGGGGGTCTGGAGGAGGCTGAGGAAGAGGATGAAGGGTTGCCTTACGGCCAGCGCTTCCAGCGGGCTAAAGTAGTGCCCAACGGAGACTTTGAGGAAGAATAA
- a CDS encoding ABC transporter ATP-binding protein, producing the protein MKLRYQVPEPGAGEQPDPATPDHQAPPAIEVTNLSKNFGPIQAVRQVSFRVPAGSIFGLLGPNGSGKSTTIRMLCGLMRPSSGSGRVLGLDIVTQAEAIKAGIGYMSQKFNLYEDLTVAENLHFFGSIYGLRGEDVTRRCRELYEDMRLWGCEKQRVGTLSGGWKQRVALACAFIHRPRLLILDEPTAGVDPVSRRLFWDLLEGLAAEGITILVTTHYMDEAERCHLIALMDRGRLHAFGPPARLMAAAGLPTLEDVFINMAGTEGN; encoded by the coding sequence ATGAAACTTCGTTATCAGGTCCCCGAGCCAGGGGCCGGTGAGCAGCCAGACCCAGCCACGCCCGATCACCAAGCTCCCCCGGCCATTGAGGTCACCAACTTAAGCAAGAACTTCGGCCCCATCCAGGCCGTACGTCAGGTGAGCTTCCGGGTCCCTGCCGGTAGCATCTTTGGCCTTCTGGGCCCCAACGGTTCGGGCAAAAGCACAACTATCCGTATGCTGTGTGGCCTGATGCGGCCCAGTAGCGGCAGCGGCCGGGTCCTGGGCCTGGACATTGTTACCCAGGCTGAAGCCATCAAGGCCGGCATCGGCTACATGTCCCAGAAATTCAACCTCTACGAGGATCTCACCGTGGCCGAAAACCTGCATTTTTTTGGGAGCATTTATGGCCTTCGGGGGGAGGACGTTACCCGGCGCTGCCGGGAACTCTACGAGGACATGCGCCTTTGGGGATGCGAGAAACAACGGGTGGGTACTTTATCCGGTGGCTGGAAGCAGCGGGTGGCCCTGGCCTGTGCCTTTATTCACCGCCCGCGTTTGCTGATCCTGGACGAACCTACTGCCGGCGTCGACCCCGTTTCCCGCCGCCTCTTCTGGGATCTCCTGGAGGGGCTGGCTGCCGAGGGCATCACCATCCTGGTTACTACCCACTATATGGACGAGGCGGAACGCTGCCACCTTATAGCCCTCATGGACCGCGGCCGGCTCCATGCTTTTGGTCCCCCGGCCCGGCTCATGGCAGCGGCCGGCCTGCCCACCCTGGAAGACGTCTTCATCAACATGGCCGGTACAGAGGGTAATTAA
- a CDS encoding ABC-2 transporter permease, producing the protein MWTLIAKDLRVLRSSILTYTLIAAAIILFFSRMENGNAFIAFWGIFLPYFYVSRMCYQEELDGGLGLLRSLPVSPGAIVASKFAGGLLLTIGGSLLVIAAGSLAYCLGWFALPGGISLLFISLAFPLALVLVLEGLFFLVFFAWDYKRASYVMLLPLLGLLPLAFPSLFRPVIGWVVDHITVDSGYFLPGLLLASLICYLALGLLAGWVFSRRDVG; encoded by the coding sequence ATGTGGACCCTTATAGCCAAGGACCTGAGGGTTTTGCGCTCGAGTATCTTGACTTATACCTTGATCGCTGCGGCCATAATCTTATTTTTTAGCCGGATGGAAAATGGGAATGCCTTCATAGCCTTTTGGGGTATTTTCTTACCCTACTTTTATGTTAGCCGCATGTGTTATCAGGAGGAACTAGACGGGGGCCTGGGCCTGCTGCGCTCCCTGCCTGTAAGCCCCGGCGCCATTGTGGCCAGCAAATTCGCCGGCGGCCTGTTGCTAACCATAGGCGGCAGCCTCCTGGTAATCGCTGCGGGCAGCCTGGCATACTGTCTGGGCTGGTTTGCGCTACCGGGCGGAATCAGCCTACTATTCATATCCCTGGCTTTCCCCCTGGCCCTGGTGCTGGTTCTGGAAGGATTGTTTTTCCTGGTCTTCTTTGCCTGGGATTATAAACGCGCTTCTTATGTAATGTTGTTACCCCTTCTGGGCCTTTTACCCCTGGCGTTTCCATCCTTATTTCGCCCGGTCATCGGGTGGGTGGTGGATCATATAACTGTTGACTCCGGGTACTTCCTGCCGGGGTTGCTCCTGGCATCCCTGATCTGCTACCTGGCTTTGGGGCTGCTGGCCGGATGGGTGTTCAGCCGGAGGGATGTAGGATAG